In Roseofilum capinflatum BLCC-M114, the sequence ATAAGACCGTTCATCATAATGATTTCCCCGGCCATCTAATTGCCGTTTGACGGGTTTCGGACGGGAGGGGGTATTGAGTTGAATTTCCACCGGCGATAAGGCTTTCATCATCTCGATATACTGATGGCGCGTTTGAGTATCCCATGGAGTCAAAATCATGGTTTGTACGCCAATTTCTCCAGAATACTGTTGGCGAAAATCGAGCATTCCTTGCCACATTTGCTCTAAATCCAAGCCGTCTACGGGACGATTGACGCAGTTGAGGGGTTTGGCGGTAACAGCATCTAGTTTAAGCGAAAGGCGATCGCAATATCTCAAATCCGCTTGCACCTGCGGATCATCCAACAGCGTCCCATTCGTTAGCACCAGCGTCGGTCTTTGGGTCATGTCCTTGATGCCTTGCAAAATTTCCCCTAAATTTAAGGCTAATGTCGGTTCGCCACTCCCACTGAGCGTTACCACATCCACATCCCAAGGAGCAAACCCCTGTAAATCCCCCAAAATCGTTTCTGTCGGCACATAAATCGCCCGCTTTTCGGTCACAATCTCAATCTCTCCCAACTGACAATAGACGCAATTAAATGAACAAACCGACGTTTGCCCAATCGGATCTATGCCCAGCGATCGCCCATAACGCCAAGAAACCACCGGCCCATACACACTCTTAAATTCCGTCGTTGTCGTTACCATGTCCATTCTCTCCATCTATGCTCAAAAAACGCGCTTCCCTCTCTATTGTGACCGAAACCCGAAAAAAGCATCAGGATTTAGCCCTCATCCCCCAGCCCCCTTCGGCTTCGCTCAGGGCAAGCCTTCTCCCACAGGCGCTGCCCTGAGCGAAGTCGAAGGGAGAAGGGGAGAAAGTCCCTCTCCCGTGGGAGAGGGATTTTCCGCAAGCGGACATGAAAGGGAGAGGGCAACTACCGCTCCACCGCAGGAGGAGTAAACCGAATCTCAATGCGTCTGCGACTCGGATTATCCCGACCATCCGTCGGCGCAAAATTCCCCGA encodes:
- a CDS encoding radical SAM protein; this encodes MVTTTTEFKSVYGPVVSWRYGRSLGIDPIGQTSVCSFNCVYCQLGEIEIVTEKRAIYVPTETILGDLQGFAPWDVDVVTLSGSGEPTLALNLGEILQGIKDMTQRPTLVLTNGTLLDDPQVQADLRYCDRLSLKLDAVTAKPLNCVNRPVDGLDLEQMWQGMLDFRQQYSGEIGVQTMILTPWDTQTRHQYIEMMKALSPVEIQLNTPSRPKPVKRQLDGRGNHYDERSYEVRRLKCVELEVLQAFAEEIEQETKIPVRYRG